The following is a genomic window from Lysinibacillus sp. G4S2.
TCATAATCCATACCATTTATATTGTCGACTACATTATTACTAAGCAAGGATTTTGCCTCTGGGCTATAGCCATGTGCTACGTAAAATGCATCGTAGCCTTTTGCAAGATCAACAAAATAAGATCGAGCACTGCGGACAGGTCCTACCTTTTCTGGCAGTTCACTTTGATAGACCGCTAAAAGACGAGTTACATTGCCTTCTGCTAACATTTCGTAAATAATATCTGCTGCACCTATACCTGATTGTGGACGTGCTGCTGGATGATTATTAATAGTAACAATAATTGGGCGTTGTGTGATTTCTTCTTTAACAGCCTCACCTGTCAATGGAGCAAAATTCGTCTCTTCTTTTATAGTCTCTTCAACAGCTGGTTCTTCATCAGCCTTTTTCGTATCGTCTTCTTTCACTTCCGACGAATCCTTTGAACATCCCCCTATCAATAAGGTACTAAAAGCCATAGCGATAAATAGTTTCTTCGATTTAAGCACAAGCATTACTCTCCTTTATCCATAGACGCTATAGAAAACTTCGACTAGCGCATAACTGCTGGTAATAATAACTTATTCTTCATAACATCAAAAATCCCTTTTGGTGTTATACGGATATATGGTAAATGAGTAGATTGTAAAAAGAATAAAGAATAAATTGCGTCTCCTAAGTGGTAACCACGTTCTGCTAATGCTTGTTTTAAAGTCTTCTCTTTTTCTGTTAGCTCCTTAACATCGCCATCATATAAAATACCACCAATAGTCAATGGTACAGTAGCTATGACTTCTCCTTTTTCAACAAGGACGATCCCACCTCGCATTGCCTTCATTTCTTCAAAGGCTTTTATCATATCGTCTTTATTTTTTCCGATAAGTAAAATGTCGCCTGTATTCGAATAAGAGGAGGCAAAGCCTTGAATACTAGTAGCAAAGCCTTTAACCATCGTATTAACATGCCAATTACCGTCTTTATTGATGAGCATTAAATAGCATTCATCATGATCTGCAAGCTGCCCTTCTCTAGTAATTAGTGAGTTATATGGTTTCGTAATAACATCATTTACTAGCTCAATTCCAAATGGCATCGAGAATTGAAAATCATGTGACGTTAACGAAAAATCTAAATTAAATTCAGGAAACGCTGAATAATCAATTGCAGCAAGCCTCTGCACTTGCTCTCCATCTCGTTTTAACCAAACTCCTTTTGATAGGACGCTCTCAGGAACAGGATGCCATTCATCTTGTAAAATGTTTAGAGAAGCAAATCGACCAGTTGCGATAAAGCCATGTAAGTTAGACATATTATAATAGCGAGCCACATTATAAGAGGCCATTTGATAGGCATCTATTGGTGCTACACCAGCATCTAAGGCTACCTGAATACATTTATCCATCACACCATCCTCATGGAATGAAGGTGGCGAGCCATCTGTTGTCATCATTAAATGGTCAAAAATAGGTAGCTCTTTTTCGACGATTCCCTTTAATAGGTTTGGTAAATCTGGACGTATTGCAGAATGACGTAGCGTTACAGCATATCCTTGCATAATACGTCGCTCCACTTCTTCCACCGTCATAGCTTCATGATCACCATCTGCACCAAGTAGCTTCATACGTGCTAAAGTTCTTTCTGATGCTCCTGGGAAGTGCCCTTCTACTTTTTTTCCGAAGCCCTTAGCCATTTGCATACGATATAGCATTTGGTCATCCCCACGTAACAACCTTGGCCAGCCCGTTAATTCTCCTCCAAGTAAAACATCATCTCGTTCTAACCATTCTAAAATGGACGTATTGGAGAAAATTTCTCCCTCCTGTTCCATTTCAGTTTGCGAATCAAAACGTGTCCACCAGTAAAATGAAAACGGTAGCTCTTTCAAATCGTCTAAAATTGAAAACGCTTTCTTATTTTCTAAAGATAAAACGAAGCCTAAATTATCAGAAATAAAAGTTGTAGTTCCTAACTGTCCACAAAAATCAGCAAAAGATTGTGGATGATATAACTGGAATGGATGAACATGCGGTTCAATATATCCTGGTACAATCGTTTTATTCGTACAATCGACCACTTCTGTCCCTTCTACTAACGGAGGCATTCTATCACCAGCATAGACAATACGGTCTCCCAAAATCCAAATGTTCCCTACTACCCACTGTTTAAGCATGCTATGTAAATAACGTGCATTTTTCAACACAATATCCGGTGCTTTTTTGCCATCAATTACAGCCAATTGTTGACGTAATTCAGTAATTTTCCATACTGGATCCATTCTATTCTCTCCTTCCTAAATTGCGTAAAATTTCATTGTGTAAATCTGACGCGAAATCACATACTACTACTGCATAAACACTTAAATTAGTGCTTTATGCAATCATCTTGTTCCAATCGTAACACAGCACTTTCATAAAGCAAAGTGCACCCCGCTTTATTTTTCCCACAATGACTAAAGGAGGAAATATGATAATGCACGAAACTAATTTAAGTGAAAAAAATGCCTTCTGTCGCTTTGCCATGGGTACAAGTATGACGGCATTTGGTATCGCTAAAGTCTCAAGAAATCCTAA
Proteins encoded in this region:
- a CDS encoding adenine deaminase C-terminal domain-containing protein, giving the protein MDPVWKITELRQQLAVIDGKKAPDIVLKNARYLHSMLKQWVVGNIWILGDRIVYAGDRMPPLVEGTEVVDCTNKTIVPGYIEPHVHPFQLYHPQSFADFCGQLGTTTFISDNLGFVLSLENKKAFSILDDLKELPFSFYWWTRFDSQTEMEQEGEIFSNTSILEWLERDDVLLGGELTGWPRLLRGDDQMLYRMQMAKGFGKKVEGHFPGASERTLARMKLLGADGDHEAMTVEEVERRIMQGYAVTLRHSAIRPDLPNLLKGIVEKELPIFDHLMMTTDGSPPSFHEDGVMDKCIQVALDAGVAPIDAYQMASYNVARYYNMSNLHGFIATGRFASLNILQDEWHPVPESVLSKGVWLKRDGEQVQRLAAIDYSAFPEFNLDFSLTSHDFQFSMPFGIELVNDVITKPYNSLITREGQLADHDECYLMLINKDGNWHVNTMVKGFATSIQGFASSYSNTGDILLIGKNKDDMIKAFEEMKAMRGGIVLVEKGEVIATVPLTIGGILYDGDVKELTEKEKTLKQALAERGYHLGDAIYSLFFLQSTHLPYIRITPKGIFDVMKNKLLLPAVMR